One Bufo gargarizans isolate SCDJY-AF-19 chromosome 3, ASM1485885v1, whole genome shotgun sequence DNA segment encodes these proteins:
- the LOC122931628 gene encoding pollen-specific leucine-rich repeat extensin-like protein 1, with product MTSKGRSGEGSSRKRAYIYTAQLQFLRPVMELRPTVDSLDPSHESESSGSETPAVFSPQASPEPTPAQVPEDSTQAEAPLPLASPPRIVQPQPRRRRQVPPSTSGPESREVIDARVIDFLAQRRSDGKEEKLLRGLGPLLQQVPTNEHPDCVASIAIVIKMFACPNHGDIIGRLNNMRIEIENAGQQPNPAPYQFPPQPTQGPSYAPPQQYLPPQGPSHSVGQPLYHPSIATGAPPPAHVRPRSSFPPGSFSQDLLDL from the exons ATGACCAGCAAAGGCCGGAGTGGGGAGGGATCGTCGCGTAAACGGGCCTATATATATACGGCCCAGTTGCAATTTCTGCGGCCAGTTATGgaattgaggcc tactgtggacagtctggatccaTCCCACGAGTCTGAATCGTCGGGCAGTGAAACCCCTGCAGTCTTTTCCCCGCAGGCAAGTCCTGAACCAACCCCGGCTCAGGTCCCGGAAGATTCCACGCAGGCTGAGGCCCCCCTACCACTGGCCAGTCCACCCAGGATTGTCCAGCCTCAGCCCAGACGGcgccgccaagtccctccctctacctctgggCCAGAGAGTCGGGAGGTTATTGATGCACGCGTCATCGATtttctggcccagaggaggagtgatggcaaGGAGGAGAAGCTGTTGAGGGGACTGGGCCCGCTCCTGCAGCAGGTTCCTACAAATGAACATCCGGACTGCGTGGCCTCCATAGCCATTGTCATCAAAATGTTCGCTTGCCCCAACCATGGGGACATCATTGGCCGATTAAATAACATGCGCATTGAGATTGAAAATGCAGGCCAGCAGCCCAATCCGGCCCCATACCAATTCCCTCCCCAACCCACCCAAGGCCCTTCTTATGCCCCCCCTCAACAGTACCTTCCACCTCAGGGGCCAAGTCATTCTGTGGGGCAGCCCCTTTACCATCCCAGTATAGCAACTGGGGCACCACCACCGGCCCATGTTAGGCCACGGTCCTCTTTTCCGCCTGGGTCGTTCTCGCAGGACCTTCTGGATTTGTAA